The sequence below is a genomic window from Betaproteobacteria bacterium.
GAAGCGGCGGGTCATGAAGTGGGCGCGCCCGCCCTCCAGGAGCAGCCGGCAGGGGGACATGTGGATGCCAGCGGCCTGCGCCATGAGGTGATAGGCGTATTCGATGCGGCCGTAGTCGGCACCGGCGCCCAGTTCGGCGTCCTGGCCCACGCCATCGAACTTGAGGAGCCAGTGCTCGAAGCCGGGGGCGGCGTCGAACTGGCCGCTGCGAATTTCCTCGCTCTGCGGGTTCCAGGCGACGACGGCCTTGGCGCGGGCCCCCCCGGCGCTGGTGCCGACCCGGATGATGTTGGCGAGGGCGGCCTGGGCCTGGACATCGCCGGAGAGTTCGCCCTGCACGATGCGGCGGGCGGCTTCGACCAGGTGTTTCATCTCCAGCGGTTCGGCGCTCTCGCGATGGGCTCCCCGGGACGGCTTGAACTCCAGCGCGCCCATGCCGCGCTTGCCCATGTAGGCCAGGCGATCGAGCGGGGTGATGGCCGATTTGTCCACGCCCCGGGCGCTCATCCAGGCGTCGATCAGGGCATTGCCGAAATCATCCGGGAGGGCATCGGCAAGCAGCCCCGGCAGGCGTTTGTAGCTGGGCTCGGCCAGCTCCGGGAAGGCGAAGCTCTGGCGGGTGTCGTCCAGGGGCATGGTCAGCGGAGCCACCTCGATGCCGCTTTTCGTCCAGGCCGGTTCGTAGGCGAACACGTAGCAGCCCAGGCGCGGATCGGGCGCCACGGCACCGACCCGCTGGCCCCAGAGCCGCACCTCGATGACCGGAGTGTCCATGGCTCAGCGCGGCAGGCGCGGGGTTGCCCGGAGGCGCGCCTTGGGCTTGCGCAGCAGGTCGAGAGGATTGACGCTGATTTCGGGGGCGAGCATGTCCAGTCCCTGCAAGTGATCGAGGGCCTTCAAGACGCGCAGCAGCGTCTCGACCGTGGACCCGCGGCCGGATTCCAGGTTGCGCAGGGCCTTCTCGGAAACGCCGGCCTTCTCTGCGGTGCTGCGCTGATCCAGGTTGCGGTTCAGGCGAAGGCGCCTGAGGCGCTCCCCCAGGAGTTCCTGAAGTTCCTTCGGGGCGAGGAAAGAGGAGGCTTTCATATAATCCATAAAACGGTACAAATAAGCCTATTGATCAGACAAACGATACTAATCGGTCAGTTTGTGCCGTTATAGCACACCAAAACAAGTAGGGCTCGCCCGGGGACGCTCTTCAGCGGTCGAAAGCGATGCGCCAAGGCAGTTCGCCTTCCAGGTAGGCCCGGGCCGCCGCCGAGCGGGGGCGGGCGAAGAAGGCGTTGGCGGCTTCGTGCTCCTGCACCCGGCCCTCGGCGATGAAGACGATGTCGTCGGCCAGCCGCGTGGCCTGTCCCAGGTTGTGGGTGGTCATGAGAATCTTGGTTCCGTCGGTGCGGATTTCGCGAATGATGCGCTCCACCGCCTCGGTGGCGCCGGGATCGAGGCTGGCGGTGGGTTCGTCGAGCATCAGGAAGCGCGGCCGGGTGGCCCAGGCCCGGGCCAGGGCCAGGCGCTGGCGCTCGCCGCCGGAGAGCAGACGGGCACTATCCCCCGCCCGCCCGCCGAGGCCGACCCGCTCCAGGACCGCCGTGGTGCGGCGGCGGATTTCCGCCTCCGGCAGGGCCTGGGGGCCCAGGGCGAAGGCGACGTTGGCGAAGACGGAGAGGCGCAACACCATGGGCTGCTGGAAGACCATGGCCAGACGCTCCGGCGGCCGCGCCGCGCCGCCCCAGTCGATGCGCCCGGTGCTGGGGGGCAGCAGCCCGGCCAGGAGGCGCAGGAGGACGGTCTTGCCGGCCCCGTTGGGGCCCAGGATGACGGTGATGCCTTCCCCCGCGAGATCGAGGTCGAGTCCTTCCAGGACCGTCTTCCCGTTGCTGCCGAAGCCGAGACCGTGCAGGGCGAGGGGAAACATCAGCCGTACCTCCGGGCCGCCCAGGAGCGCAGCCCGTGCGCCAGGGCGTTGAGCACCAGGATGAGGGTCATCAGGACGAGGCCCAGGGCGATGGACAGGGCGAGGTCACCCTTGCTGGTCTCCAGGGCGATGGCCGTGGTCATGACCCGGGTGAAACCGTCGATATTGCCGCCGACGATCATCACCGCCCCCACTTCCGACATGGCCCGCCCCACCCCGGCCAGGGTGGCGACGACCAGCGAGAAGCGGCAGTCGAGCAGCAGCAGCCGGGCCGAGGCCCAGCGCGAAAGCCCGATGAGGCGCATTTCCGGCGCGTACTCACGCCAGGCATCCTCGACGATCTGGCGGCTCACCGCGGCCACCAGGGGCATGACCAGGACGGTCTGGGCGACGATCATGGCCGGCGGTGAAAAGAGCAGCCCGAGGCTGCCGAAGGGCCCGGAACGGGAAAGCAGCAGATAGACGATCACCCCCACCACCACCGAGGGCAGGCCCATCAGGGCGTTGATGCCGACGATGACGGCCCCCCGGCCGGGAAAGCGGGACACCGCGAGCCAGGCCCCCAGAGGAAGCCCCAGCAGGGTACCGACGAGCACGGCGGAAAGGCTGACGCGCAGCGACAGCCCGACGATCCGCAGGAGTTGGGAATCGAGGGTGCCGAGGAGGGAAAACGCTTCGAGCAGGGTGGAGCCCATGGGGCGGGGAGGATAGCATCGGCGAGGGAGTGCGTCAGCGGGCGGCCGTTTGCCCGACCCGCGGATTGGGCTAGGATGCGGGCATGGAACGCTTCACCTTTTCCCTCGACGAATCCCTGGCCTCCCAGTTCGACGAACTGATCGCCCGCCGCGGCTACGGCAACCGCTCCGAAGCGGTGCGCGATCTGATCCGCGGCGCCATCGAAGCCGAGCACGGGAACAAGCCCGAGGGAACCTGCGTGGCCTGCCTGTCCTACGTCTATAACCACCACGAGCGGGAACTGGCCGAGCGCCTCACCGCGCTGCAACACGACCACCACGACCTCACCGTGGCTGCCATGCACAGCCATCTCGATCACGAAAACTGCCTGGAGACCTTGATCCTGCGCGGCCCCGCCGCCGAGGTGCGCACCTTCGCCGACCGCCTGATCGCCGAGCGGGGCGTGCGCCACGGCCGCCTCAACGTCATCGCCCTGGAAGCCGACCACGGCCACACCCACGGCGCCGGCCACCGCCATGTCCACTACCGTCCCGCCCGCTGACCGGCCGCCGCCTCCGGGCGGGGAGGAACTCGGGGAGCAGGCCTGGATCGAGGTCATCCGCAAGATGGACGAGGTCTATAACGACCTCCTCCAGTACGAAGTGGCCCTGGAAGAAAAGAACGCCGCCCTGGAGGAATCGCACCAGTTCATCGAGAGCGTCCTGGCTTCCATGTCGGACATCCTCATCGTCTGCGACCGCAACGGCACCATCGAGGAGGTCAATGCCTCCCTGCAGCACTTTTGCGGCAAACCCGCCGCCCATCTGGAGCGCACCCCCCTCTTCGACCTCTTCGCCGACGAGGGCGAACGGACCAAGGCCAAGGCCCTCTTCGCCCGCCAGGGGCAGGACGGCGTCCACGACGCCGAACTCTACCTGCGCTCCGGCGACGGCTCTTCGGTGCCCGTGTCGATCAATTGCACGCCGCGCATTTCCCAGACCGGCAAGCTCATGGGCATGGTGGTCACGGGGCGGCCGGTGGGGGAATTGCGCCGGGCCTATCAAGCCCTGCGCCAGGCCCACGAGGATCTCAAGCGCACCCAGAGCCAGCTCCTGCACGCCGAGAAGATGGTCTCCCTGGGCCGTCTGGTGGCCGGCGTGGCCCACGAGCTCAACAACCCCATCAGCTTCGTGCTGGGCAATGTGCTCTCCCTGCAACGCTACGCCGGGCGTCTGGCCCGCTATCTCGACGCCGTCCATGCTTCCCCCGCCGCCGCCGACCCCGCTCTGGCGGCGCAGCGCGCGGAACTGCGCATCGACCGCATCGCGCTCGACCTCGCCCCCCTCATCACCGGCATGATCGAAGGGGCCGAACGCACCCGGGACATCGTCGATGCCCTCAAGCGCTTTTCCGCCCTGGACAAATCGACCCCCGAGCGCGTCAGCCTCAACGACGTCGTCGAACGCTCGGTGCGCTGGGTGGCCCAGAGCGCCCCCACCCGCTTCACGGTCAGCGTCGACCTGCCCCCGGACCTCGGCTGCTCCGGCCACTCCGGCCAGTTGCAGCAGGTGGTCATGAATCTGGTGCAGAACGCCTGCGACGCCACCGCCGCCCGCAGCGCCGGACACCTGGCCGTGAGCGGCGAGCAGGACGGCCGCCAGGTGCGCCTCTGCTTCGCCGACGACGGCCCCGGCATTGCGGCGGAGCACCTGCCCCGCCTCTTTGAGCCCTTTTTCACCACCAAGCCCGTCGGCCAGGGCACCGGCCTGGGCCTTTCCATCAGTTACGGCATCGTCGAGCGCCACGGCGGCCACCTCGAAGCGGGCAATCGGCCCGAGGGCGGCGCGCTGTTCACCCTGACCCTGCCGGTGGAAACTCCCTGAGCATTGCGCAAAGGGAGTGATCGCCAGTTTCTGCCGTCATCCCGCTGTGCCGGACAGCGGATCCCCGATTGGCAAGGGTTTGGCTTTCTGGCACGCTCCTTGTATGAAGAGATTTCCCATTCTTCCTACAACGCCATGGAAACCCTGCCCAGCGACTGGCTGTCCCTGCTCATCCTGACCTTCGTGCTGGGCATGAAGCACGGCTTCGACGCCGACCACCTGGCCACCATCGACGGGCTCACCCGCCACAACAGCCGTGCCAACCCGGCCATGGCGCGCTATTGCGGCACCTTCTTTTCCCTGGGCCACGGCGCCGTGGTCGTCGCCATCGCCCTGGGCGTTTCCGCCCTGGCCGGCCGCTGGGAGGTGCCGCAGTGGTTCGGCACCCTGGGCGCGGTCATTTCCATCGCTTTCCTCTTCGCCCTGGGCAGCCTCAACCTGGCCGCCGTGTTGCAAGCCGAACCCCACGAAGTCGTCCAGCCGGTGGGTCTGAAGGGCCGCCTCCTGGGCCGCCTGCGCCACGCCGGCCATCCGCTCCTCATCGCCGGCGTGGGCGCCCTCTTCGCCCTTTCCTTCGACACGCTTTCGCAGGCGGCTTTCTTCGCGCTCACCGCCACCCAATTCGGCGGCTGGCAGCACGCGCTGGTCCTGGCGCTCCTCTTCCTCCTCGGCATGCTGATCACCGACGGCATCAACGGCCTGTGGATCGCCCGCCTCATCGCCCGGGCCGACCAGGTCGCCCTGGTCGCCTCCCGCGTCATGGGGCTCGTCGTTTCCGGCGTCAGCCTGCTGGTGGCGGCCTTCGGCCTGGCCAAACTGGCCCTGCCAGCGGTGGATGCCTGGAGCGACGGCAAGGAACTGATGTTCGGGGCCGCCCTGATGGCCATCATCGCCAGCAGTTTCTTGCTGGCGATCCGGCTGACCCGCCCTCCCCTCGCCCAGGGCCTCTGAGCGCCTGCGGAATCCGGTCGGTGTCGGCGGGTTAGCGCGACGCGGCCAAGTTCGCTTAGACTTCCCCCACTGCCCAACACCGGGATTTTCGGCGGGGGAACCGCGTGGCAAGCGAAGACAGCCTGCAGGAAGACGCGACGGCGCGCTGGGTCGGGGCCTTTGCCGACCTCGCCCGCACGGTTTTCGTGCCCACCGATACCCAGTTGCGCATCCTCCACTGGCCCCCCGCGGCGGAGGCCCTGCTGGGCTGGTCCGCCGAGCGGGCCGTCGGCTTCGGCCTGCCCTCGGTCCTCAGCCTGGCCCGCAGCACCCAGATCGACCTGCGCGCCGCCCTCGATGCCGGGGCCAATCTGGACGACATCCTGCTCCCGGCGCGCCGTCAGGGCGGCGGCCTCTGCCCGCTGCGGGCGGCGGCCCGGGTGGTGCGGGACGAGAACGGCAGCGTGCAGGGCATCGCCTGGTCCTTGCGCCCCGAGGCGTCCCGGGCGCAGGAACCCGAGCATGATCGCGCCGTCCTCGACCTGGCCCTGGCCCGCTGGAGCGCCGCGTTCGACAAACTCCCCTTCCCCGTCGCCCTGGTCGATACGGTGGGCAGCGTGCGCATGGCCAACCGCCAGGCCCACGACCTGCTGGGCATGAAGGTCGGCCGTCCCTGCTGCTCCACCCTGTGCGGCCCAGCCGGCGCCAACTGCCGCAACAGCCGGGCGACGCGCACCCTGGTTCCGGCCTACTGGGAGCTGGAATCCCGGGGCCGCCGCCTGGACATGAGCGCCCTCCCCCTGGCGGTCAATGACGAGAAGCCGGATTTCGTCGTCTGCTTCGGCACGCCGGCCGACCCCAACCTTTCCGCCGAGTTGCGCAAGTTCTACCGGGCGGTGGACGAGAACCTCGTCGGGGTGGTCATCACCGACCGCGATGCCCGCGTCGAGTACGCCAACCCCCGGGCCTGCGAAATCCTGGGCTGCTCTCCCGTGCAACTGGTCAACCGGGACGTGCGCAGCTTCTATGCCCCCCCCGCCCACGGCGTACCGGCCGAGGCCGGCCCCCTGCTCCAGGGCACCCTGGAAGTCCATATCCAGCGACAGGATGGAGAGATCCGCGCGGTACGGGCGGCGATTTCCGACATTCCGGGCGACGACGGCCATATCGCCAACTGGGTCATCCTTCTGGACGACATTTCCGAACGCCGCGCCCTGGAAGCGCGGGAACGCAATCTGCGCGAGCAGGTCGCCCATGTGGCCCGCCTGGCGGCGGTGGGCGAAATCGCCACCATGATCGCCCACGAGATCAACCAGCCCCTGTCCAATATCGCCAATTTCAGCCGGGGCCTGCTGCATCGCCTGGCCCGCGGCAAGGTCGAGGAGGAGGCGCTGACCGAAACCCTGGAGGAGGTGGTACGCCAGGTGGAGCGGGCCGATACCGTGGTACGCAACGTGCGCACCCTGGCCCGCCCGCGGGGCGCCCGCGCGGCACCGACGGACCTCAACCACCTGGTCAGCGCCAGCCTGCCGACCTTCCATCTGCTCGCCCGCAGCGCCGGTGTGCGCGTGCTTCTCGACCTGGCTCCGGAACTCCCCGGCCTGCGCGCCAACTGGAGCCAGATCGAGCAGGTGCTGGTCAATCTGGTCAAGAATGCGGTGGAGGCCTGCGAAGCCCTGCCGGCCAAGGAGCGTCTGGTGACCATCCGCTCCCGCCCCGGCAGCGGCCAGGGGATCGTGGTCGAAGTGGAAGACCCGGCCCCCATGCTGGCGCCGGAAGTTCTCAAGCGCATCGGCGAACCCTTCTTTACCACCAAGACCGACGGCCTTGGCCTGGGGCTTTCCATCAGCCGCACCCTGCTGGAAAATCACGGCAGCCGTCTTTCCGTCCTCCCTTTGTCCAATGGGGGCAAGGCTTTCCACTTCGAACTCGCTCCGCCCCATGAACTCGATTGAACCGCAAGCAATCCCCCTGCCCGTCCCCGTGGTCTACGTGGTCGATGACGACCCGGTGGCGCGCAAATCCGTGGGCTTCCTGGTCGGCATCCTGGAGGTCGAGGTCTGTGCCCTGGAATCGGCGGAGTCCTTTCTCGCGGCCTACCGCCCGGGCCTGCCGAGCTGCCTCATTC
It includes:
- the nikR gene encoding nickel-responsive transcriptional regulator NikR; the protein is MERFTFSLDESLASQFDELIARRGYGNRSEAVRDLIRGAIEAEHGNKPEGTCVACLSYVYNHHERELAERLTALQHDHHDLTVAAMHSHLDHENCLETLILRGPAAEVRTFADRLIAERGVRHGRLNVIALEADHGHTHGAGHRHVHYRPAR
- a CDS encoding type II toxin-antitoxin system HipA family toxin, whose translation is MDTPVIEVRLWGQRVGAVAPDPRLGCYVFAYEPAWTKSGIEVAPLTMPLDDTRQSFAFPELAEPSYKRLPGLLADALPDDFGNALIDAWMSARGVDKSAITPLDRLAYMGKRGMGALEFKPSRGAHRESAEPLEMKHLVEAARRIVQGELSGDVQAQAALANIIRVGTSAGGARAKAVVAWNPQSEEIRSGQFDAAPGFEHWLLKFDGVGQDAELGAGADYGRIEYAYHLMAQAAGIHMSPCRLLLEGGRAHFMTRRFDRDGADGQTLKHHVQTLCALRHLDYRQRATHAYAQLFMTVARLGLGDEAVGQVFRRMAFNVMARNCDDHSKNFAFLLRQGGDWELAPAYDVTHAYNPRGEWTYQHLMSVNGRFAGITRADLLAEADRFGVRRPRDALTDIRAALDQWSGFARQAGLGERASAAIQADFEPL
- a CDS encoding ABC transporter permease, with protein sequence MGSTLLEAFSLLGTLDSQLLRIVGLSLRVSLSAVLVGTLLGLPLGAWLAVSRFPGRGAVIVGINALMGLPSVVVGVIVYLLLSRSGPFGSLGLLFSPPAMIVAQTVLVMPLVAAVSRQIVEDAWREYAPEMRLIGLSRWASARLLLLDCRFSLVVATLAGVGRAMSEVGAVMIVGGNIDGFTRVMTTAIALETSKGDLALSIALGLVLMTLILVLNALAHGLRSWAARRYG
- a CDS encoding ATP-binding cassette domain-containing protein, yielding MFPLALHGLGFGSNGKTVLEGLDLDLAGEGITVILGPNGAGKTVLLRLLAGLLPPSTGRIDWGGAARPPERLAMVFQQPMVLRLSVFANVAFALGPQALPEAEIRRRTTAVLERVGLGGRAGDSARLLSGGERQRLALARAWATRPRFLMLDEPTASLDPGATEAVERIIREIRTDGTKILMTTHNLGQATRLADDIVFIAEGRVQEHEAANAFFARPRSAAARAYLEGELPWRIAFDR
- a CDS encoding PAS domain-containing protein, which produces MSTTVPPADRPPPPGGEELGEQAWIEVIRKMDEVYNDLLQYEVALEEKNAALEESHQFIESVLASMSDILIVCDRNGTIEEVNASLQHFCGKPAAHLERTPLFDLFADEGERTKAKALFARQGQDGVHDAELYLRSGDGSSVPVSINCTPRISQTGKLMGMVVTGRPVGELRRAYQALRQAHEDLKRTQSQLLHAEKMVSLGRLVAGVAHELNNPISFVLGNVLSLQRYAGRLARYLDAVHASPAAADPALAAQRAELRIDRIALDLAPLITGMIEGAERTRDIVDALKRFSALDKSTPERVSLNDVVERSVRWVAQSAPTRFTVSVDLPPDLGCSGHSGQLQQVVMNLVQNACDATAARSAGHLAVSGEQDGRQVRLCFADDGPGIAAEHLPRLFEPFFTTKPVGQGTGLGLSISYGIVERHGGHLEAGNRPEGGALFTLTLPVETP
- a CDS encoding PAS domain S-box protein, which translates into the protein MASEDSLQEDATARWVGAFADLARTVFVPTDTQLRILHWPPAAEALLGWSAERAVGFGLPSVLSLARSTQIDLRAALDAGANLDDILLPARRQGGGLCPLRAAARVVRDENGSVQGIAWSLRPEASRAQEPEHDRAVLDLALARWSAAFDKLPFPVALVDTVGSVRMANRQAHDLLGMKVGRPCCSTLCGPAGANCRNSRATRTLVPAYWELESRGRRLDMSALPLAVNDEKPDFVVCFGTPADPNLSAELRKFYRAVDENLVGVVITDRDARVEYANPRACEILGCSPVQLVNRDVRSFYAPPAHGVPAEAGPLLQGTLEVHIQRQDGEIRAVRAAISDIPGDDGHIANWVILLDDISERRALEARERNLREQVAHVARLAAVGEIATMIAHEINQPLSNIANFSRGLLHRLARGKVEEEALTETLEEVVRQVERADTVVRNVRTLARPRGARAAPTDLNHLVSASLPTFHLLARSAGVRVLLDLAPELPGLRANWSQIEQVLVNLVKNAVEACEALPAKERLVTIRSRPGSGQGIVVEVEDPAPMLAPEVLKRIGEPFFTTKTDGLGLGLSISRTLLENHGSRLSVLPLSNGGKAFHFELAPPHELD
- a CDS encoding helix-turn-helix domain-containing protein, with product MKASSFLAPKELQELLGERLRRLRLNRNLDQRSTAEKAGVSEKALRNLESGRGSTVETLLRVLKALDHLQGLDMLAPEISVNPLDLLRKPKARLRATPRLPR
- a CDS encoding nickel transporter — protein: METLPSDWLSLLILTFVLGMKHGFDADHLATIDGLTRHNSRANPAMARYCGTFFSLGHGAVVVAIALGVSALAGRWEVPQWFGTLGAVISIAFLFALGSLNLAAVLQAEPHEVVQPVGLKGRLLGRLRHAGHPLLIAGVGALFALSFDTLSQAAFFALTATQFGGWQHALVLALLFLLGMLITDGINGLWIARLIARADQVALVASRVMGLVVSGVSLLVAAFGLAKLALPAVDAWSDGKELMFGAALMAIIASSFLLAIRLTRPPLAQGL